In a single window of the Terriglobia bacterium genome:
- a CDS encoding glycoside hydrolase: MRRLSLLLSASLMLLAWLSVAFAQPFNPNLYSEMRWRMIGPFRGGRTVAVSGVPDQPNVFYMAPNNGGVWKSTDYGHVWKPIFDDQATGSIGALAVAPSDSKIIYVGSGEGLQRPDLSVGDGIYKSTDGGNTWQHLGLREGQQIAAILVDPRDSKRLFVAVLGHPYGPNEERGVYRSTDGGESFQQVLYKDENSGAVDLAFDPSNPETVYAVLWAGRQGPWEYNNAYHGPNSGLFKSTDGGATWRALTKDLPTYAEGLGRIGIGIAPSDPNRIYALVEASPRVGGLYRSEDAGESWQRVHNESRVWGRGDDFAEVKVDPKNKDIVYCANTSTYRSIDGGKTFLAFKGAPGGDDYHRIWINPENPQVIFLGADQGATLSVNGGETWSSWYNQPTAQMFHVTADNRFPYWLYGGQQESGSAGVASRSDYGEISFRDWHPVGVEEYGYAAPDPLHPGVIYGGKVTRYDEKTGQVQNVGPVALRNGKYRFDRTAPILFSPVDPHVLYFAANVLFKTINGGHSWEIISPDLTRKAPGIPPSIGIYEKEAARAEHRGVIYSIGPSPRDVNLIWIGTDDGLIQLTRDSGKTWKDVTPADLKPWSKVTQIDAGHFNPLTAYASVSRFRLDDMHPYIYRTHDGGKTWQKITNGLPDDPVDVVREDPERKGLLFAGTERQVYVSFDDGDHWQSLRLNMPATSIRDLVIHNDDVAVATHGRSFWILDDITPLRQINMQIADSPAYLFKPRTAYRVRWNQNTDTPLPPEEPAGQNPPDGAILNYYLNSKAAEPVTIEILDHAGKRVRRFSSVDKPEVTKEELDKELHVPTHWVRMPEIHSAEAGMHRFVWDLHYPPVSSLRHEYPISAIDKNTPREPRGPLALPGTYTVRLTAGGKTYTQPLTLKMDPRISTPAAGLEQQFKLAAQIAEAMEQDYKALQEVKKIRAQLKELREHPGTEKLADAIAALDKRAAALEGGSREFDGPGTGGEGEDNLTRLNGELGTMFEIIDGADATPTTQAVASVADLQKTLTTLLARWKELQTKDVTLLHEQLKKANLPGPMPE; this comes from the coding sequence ATGCGACGTCTTTCTCTGCTCCTCAGCGCCTCATTGATGTTGCTGGCCTGGTTGTCGGTGGCGTTCGCGCAACCGTTCAATCCGAATCTCTACTCCGAAATGCGCTGGCGGATGATTGGTCCGTTCCGCGGCGGCAGGACAGTCGCGGTGAGCGGAGTTCCGGATCAACCGAATGTCTTCTATATGGCGCCCAATAACGGCGGGGTCTGGAAGAGCACCGACTATGGTCACGTGTGGAAGCCGATTTTCGATGATCAGGCGACCGGGTCGATCGGTGCCCTCGCAGTGGCGCCGTCTGATTCCAAGATCATTTACGTCGGGAGTGGTGAAGGCCTCCAGCGCCCGGATCTTTCAGTGGGGGATGGCATCTACAAATCGACCGATGGGGGAAACACCTGGCAACACCTGGGACTGCGCGAGGGCCAGCAGATCGCCGCTATCCTTGTCGACCCGCGCGACTCGAAACGACTGTTTGTGGCAGTCTTGGGACATCCCTACGGGCCGAACGAGGAACGGGGCGTTTACCGTTCAACCGACGGAGGGGAGAGTTTTCAGCAGGTCCTCTACAAGGATGAGAATTCCGGCGCGGTGGATTTGGCATTCGATCCTTCGAACCCGGAGACGGTCTATGCCGTGTTGTGGGCGGGACGGCAGGGACCCTGGGAATACAACAATGCCTACCACGGTCCGAACAGCGGCCTGTTCAAATCGACCGACGGCGGCGCGACCTGGCGGGCTTTGACGAAGGATCTACCCACCTATGCCGAGGGGCTCGGCCGCATCGGCATCGGAATTGCGCCCAGCGATCCGAACCGGATCTACGCGCTTGTTGAAGCTAGTCCGAGAGTCGGCGGCCTGTACCGTTCGGAGGATGCGGGCGAGAGCTGGCAGCGCGTCCACAATGAGTCGCGTGTCTGGGGACGGGGAGACGATTTTGCCGAAGTGAAAGTCGACCCGAAGAATAAGGACATCGTCTATTGCGCCAACACCTCCACCTATCGGTCCATTGACGGCGGAAAGACCTTTCTCGCCTTCAAGGGCGCGCCCGGGGGCGACGACTATCATCGCATCTGGATTAATCCGGAAAATCCACAGGTCATTTTTCTGGGGGCGGACCAGGGCGCCACGCTCAGTGTTAATGGCGGCGAGACCTGGAGCTCCTGGTACAACCAGCCCACCGCGCAGATGTTTCATGTGACCGCCGACAATCGCTTCCCTTACTGGCTGTACGGAGGACAACAGGAAAGCGGTTCCGCCGGGGTCGCAAGCCGCAGCGATTACGGGGAAATCAGCTTTCGGGATTGGCATCCGGTGGGCGTGGAGGAGTACGGCTACGCCGCCCCAGACCCGTTGCATCCCGGTGTGATTTACGGCGGCAAGGTGACCCGCTACGACGAAAAGACCGGCCAGGTTCAGAATGTCGGCCCGGTCGCCCTCCGTAACGGGAAATATCGATTTGACCGCACCGCGCCCATCCTCTTCTCACCCGTCGATCCCCACGTTTTGTATTTTGCTGCCAACGTGCTTTTCAAGACCATAAATGGCGGGCACTCGTGGGAAATCATCAGTCCGGATTTGACGCGGAAGGCCCCGGGGATTCCTCCGAGTATTGGAATCTACGAAAAGGAGGCAGCCCGGGCCGAACACCGTGGGGTGATCTATTCCATCGGACCTTCACCCAGGGACGTGAACCTCATTTGGATAGGCACCGACGATGGATTGATTCAACTGACCCGCGACAGCGGCAAGACCTGGAAGGACGTGACACCGGCGGACCTGAAACCGTGGAGCAAGGTGACCCAAATCGATGCGGGACACTTCAATCCTCTGACTGCATATGCCTCCGTGTCCCGCTTTCGTCTGGATGACATGCATCCCTACATCTATCGTACCCATGACGGCGGGAAGACCTGGCAGAAGATCACCAATGGTCTTCCGGATGATCCGGTCGACGTGGTTCGAGAGGATCCCGAGCGGAAAGGACTTCTATTTGCAGGAACCGAGCGTCAAGTCTATGTTTCGTTTGACGACGGCGATCACTGGCAGTCGCTGCGCCTGAATATGCCGGCGACTTCCATTCGCGATCTTGTGATCCATAATGATGATGTGGCGGTGGCAACCCATGGACGTTCGTTCTGGATTCTGGACGACATCACGCCTCTACGACAAATTAACATGCAGATCGCGGACTCCCCAGCTTACCTGTTCAAACCGCGGACCGCCTACCGTGTTCGCTGGAACCAGAACACGGACACGCCTCTTCCACCGGAAGAGCCGGCGGGGCAGAATCCGCCGGACGGGGCGATCCTGAATTATTATTTGAATTCAAAGGCCGCAGAGCCGGTGACCATCGAAATTCTGGATCACGCCGGGAAGAGGGTTCGACGCTTCTCAAGTGTCGACAAACCTGAAGTGACCAAAGAGGAACTCGATAAGGAATTGCACGTGCCCACCCACTGGGTCCGCATGCCCGAAATACATTCGGCTGAGGCCGGCATGCACCGGTTTGTTTGGGATTTGCATTATCCTCCGGTCAGTTCACTGCGCCACGAGTATCCAATCTCCGCAATAGACAAGAACACCCCGCGCGAACCGCGGGGCCCGCTGGCCTTGCCCGGGACGTATACGGTCAGATTAACCGCGGGAGGAAAGACATACACCCAGCCACTCACCCTCAAGATGGACCCGCGCATTTCGACCCCGGCGGCGGGACTGGAGCAGCAGTTCAAGTTGGCGGCCCAGATCGCCGAAGCCATGGAGCAAGATTATAAAGCCCTCCAGGAAGTGAAAAAGATAAGGGCCCAGCTGAAGGAGTTGCGAGAACACCCTGGCACGGAGAAATTGGCCGATGCGATTGCAGCCCTGGACAAGAGAGCCGCGGCCCTCGAAGGAGGTTCGAGAGAGTTCGACGGCCCAGGGACGGGAGGGGAGGGAGAAGATAACCTGACTCGTCTGAATGGGGAGCTGGGAACCATGTTTGAGATTATCGACGGCGCGGATGCCACCCCGACGACGCAGGCCGTGGCCTCCGTTGCTGATCTGCAAAAGACGCTGACTACATTGCTGGCCCGGTGGAAGGAATTGCAGACAAAAGACGTGACCCTGCTGCACGAGCAGTTGAAGAAGGCGAATTTGCCAGGCCCCATGCCGGAATAG
- a CDS encoding type II toxin-antitoxin system RelE/ParE family toxin, with translation MRRYRVIIEEPAQADVEDSYAWGLRVWGKRQAQPWARALRDATLKQLATVPTSFPLAPESEEFREEIRQMVVGPYRVLFIIQGKTVHVLHVRGAYIDSLESAEGDG, from the coding sequence ATGAGAAGATACCGCGTCATCATTGAAGAGCCGGCACAAGCCGATGTCGAGGACTCCTATGCCTGGGGGCTCCGGGTGTGGGGGAAGAGGCAAGCTCAGCCGTGGGCTCGTGCTTTACGCGACGCGACTCTGAAGCAACTCGCCACGGTTCCCACGAGCTTCCCACTGGCCCCGGAAAGCGAGGAGTTTCGCGAAGAAATCCGGCAAATGGTCGTTGGCCCGTATCGCGTGCTGTTTATCATCCAGGGGAAAACAGTTCATGTGCTTCATGTCAGGGGCGCATACATCGACAGCCTGGAGTCGGCGGAGGGTGATGGTTGA
- a CDS encoding C1 family peptidase, with protein MKRILNCIPSKQTERDWRIDHASAAGVLRAAVTLPPSKDLRAPWWKINDQRATGSCVGWASADGVIRWHLVKANRLAPDKLLSPRFLWMASKETDQYTTEPTTFIEDEGTWLKAALDIARKFGTVLDSVLPFASGKLYPGGAQTFYALAAQRKIASYFNLGSNAADWRMWLASHGPILTRLEVDATWDNATSASGKMDVYQPNTTRGGHAVALVGYTPDRFIVRSSWGTAWGDKGFGYASVAYATAAFTEAYGVSV; from the coding sequence ATGAAACGTATCCTTAATTGCATTCCATCCAAGCAAACTGAACGAGATTGGCGCATCGACCATGCCAGCGCGGCGGGTGTGTTGCGGGCGGCAGTGACGCTGCCTCCGTCCAAAGACCTTCGTGCGCCCTGGTGGAAGATCAACGATCAACGTGCCACCGGTTCTTGTGTTGGCTGGGCTTCTGCCGATGGCGTGATTCGCTGGCATTTGGTGAAGGCGAACCGTCTCGCTCCCGACAAACTCCTCTCGCCGAGATTCCTCTGGATGGCCTCGAAAGAAACCGACCAGTACACTACAGAACCTACAACGTTTATCGAAGACGAAGGGACCTGGCTGAAGGCCGCGCTGGACATCGCGCGAAAGTTCGGGACGGTACTCGATTCGGTTCTCCCGTTCGCCTCCGGCAAACTGTATCCTGGGGGAGCCCAGACCTTTTATGCGCTCGCCGCTCAGCGGAAAATTGCCAGTTACTTCAACCTGGGGTCCAACGCGGCGGACTGGCGGATGTGGCTGGCCAGCCACGGGCCGATCCTGACCCGGCTGGAGGTTGATGCGACCTGGGACAACGCCACTTCCGCCAGCGGAAAGATGGATGTCTATCAGCCCAACACCACCCGTGGAGGTCATGCCGTCGCGCTCGTGGGATACACCCCCGATCGGTTCATCGTTCGCAGCAGCTGGGGCACGGCCTGGGGCGACAAAGGGTTTGGCTACGCGTCCGTGGCATACGCTACGGCGGCGTTTACCGAAGCATATGGGGTGAGCGTCTGA
- a CDS encoding alpha/beta hydrolase has product MNPLSHAIEPTTRLFLDSLNAKGGPQLYELSVEEARKVLATAQAIPVTKLAADIEDRTIPFEPMGQISIRIIRPRGSTGVLPVVMYFHGGGWVLGDVGTHDRLVREIAIGARAAVVFVDYTRSPEAKYPVAIEQAFAATKYIAENGRTLHLDTSRIAVAGDSVGGNMAAAVTLLAKERGGPNIIFQVLFYPVTDASFDTPSYQQFATGHFLTREAMRWFWDHYLPDEGARKQATASPLRASVNHLRWLPTALIVTGEFDVLRDEGEAYAHKLTEADVHVTAVRQLGTIHDFVMLNALVGTPATRSAITLANEYLQMAFTRTQKYARAAG; this is encoded by the coding sequence ATGAACCCCCTAAGCCATGCCATTGAACCCACGACCCGCCTCTTTCTCGACTCCCTCAATGCCAAGGGTGGCCCGCAGTTATACGAACTGTCGGTGGAAGAGGCCCGCAAAGTTCTGGCGACTGCGCAAGCCATTCCAGTCACAAAACTCGCAGCGGATATCGAAGACCGAACCATCCCTTTTGAGCCCATGGGACAAATTTCCATCCGAATTATCCGTCCCAGGGGGAGCACGGGGGTTCTGCCCGTGGTGATGTATTTTCACGGGGGCGGGTGGGTGCTCGGGGACGTGGGCACGCATGACCGCCTGGTCCGTGAGATCGCGATTGGAGCCCGAGCGGCCGTGGTGTTTGTTGACTACACTCGCTCCCCCGAAGCCAAGTATCCCGTCGCTATCGAGCAGGCGTTCGCGGCAACGAAGTATATTGCTGAAAACGGGAGAACTCTCCACCTCGACACGTCAAGGATTGCTGTGGCCGGCGATAGCGTGGGCGGAAACATGGCGGCCGCTGTGACTCTGCTCGCCAAAGAGCGGGGTGGCCCCAATATCATCTTCCAGGTCCTCTTCTATCCAGTGACGGACGCCAGTTTCGATACCCCGTCCTACCAGCAGTTTGCCACAGGTCACTTTCTGACCCGCGAGGCCATGAGATGGTTTTGGGATCATTACTTGCCTGACGAAGGAGCTCGAAAGCAGGCAACCGCTTCCCCGTTGCGCGCTTCTGTCAACCATCTCCGATGGCTTCCCACGGCGCTGATTGTCACCGGCGAATTCGATGTGCTCCGCGATGAGGGCGAGGCGTATGCGCATAAATTGACTGAAGCCGACGTTCACGTCACCGCGGTTCGCCAACTGGGCACAATTCACGATTTCGTGATGCTCAACGCCCTCGTGGGCACTCCAGCGACCCGGAGCGCCATCACCCTGGCAAACGAGTACCTCCAAATGGCTTTCACCAGGACGCAAAAGTACGCTCGGGCAGCCGGCTAG
- a CDS encoding NmrA family NAD(P)-binding protein, which yields MYVIIGATGNTGKAVAKNLIAKGQKVRVIGRNAERLRALTAQGAEPFVCDVADAGALTTAFTNARAVYAMIPPDMASPDFRAQQDRIIGALAAALERAGVKHAVSLSSIGADKAEKTGPVVGLHYLEHQLNRIAGLNVLHLRAGYFMENTLPQIGIIQSMGITAGPLRPDLMVPMIATRDIGAFAAEALLKLDFTSHQTRELLGQRDLTMNEVTAIIGKAIKRPNLSYNHLPDEQLRPALTQMGMSLNVTNLLLEMAASLNSGYMVALEKRSARNTTPTSFETFVLEEFVPLFQGKAATA from the coding sequence ATGTACGTTATCATTGGAGCTACCGGGAATACCGGAAAGGCCGTAGCAAAAAATCTGATTGCCAAAGGGCAAAAGGTCCGGGTGATTGGCCGGAATGCCGAACGCCTGCGGGCGCTGACCGCCCAGGGTGCCGAGCCATTTGTTTGTGACGTTGCCGATGCGGGGGCGCTGACCACGGCCTTTACGAACGCGCGAGCGGTTTACGCGATGATTCCACCCGACATGGCCAGCCCGGACTTCCGTGCCCAACAGGATCGGATCATAGGTGCGCTGGCTGCTGCGCTGGAGAGGGCGGGGGTGAAACATGCGGTGTCGCTCAGCAGCATCGGGGCGGACAAAGCGGAAAAAACAGGCCCCGTCGTTGGCCTGCATTACCTGGAACATCAGCTGAATCGAATTGCCGGACTGAATGTCCTGCACCTGCGGGCGGGTTACTTCATGGAGAATACCCTTCCGCAGATTGGAATTATACAATCGATGGGGATCACCGCCGGACCGCTGCGCCCTGACCTGATGGTCCCCATGATTGCAACCCGTGACATCGGGGCCTTTGCGGCCGAGGCGCTCCTCAAGCTCGACTTCACATCTCACCAGACCCGCGAGCTTTTGGGACAGCGGGATCTCACCATGAACGAGGTCACCGCGATTATCGGAAAGGCCATCAAGAGACCCAATCTTTCCTATAATCATTTGCCCGACGAACAACTTCGGCCCGCCTTGACCCAGATGGGGATGTCGCTCAACGTGACAAATCTCCTGCTCGAGATGGCTGCTTCCTTGAACTCGGGTTACATGGTCGCGCTGGAAAAACGGTCGGCCCGGAACACAACCCCGACTTCGTTCGAGACTTTTGTATTGGAGGAATTCGTCCCCCTCTTTCAGGGCAAAGCGGCAACGGCGTGA
- a CDS encoding serine/threonine-protein phosphatase, which produces MAFPFWNKLGLFEAWEGSVQEVEPTPGDLLALYTDGVTEAGRASLEGQILISDGETEERVNHHPPPTPGCRCMRP; this is translated from the coding sequence ATGGCATTTCCATTTTGGAACAAACTGGGACTCTTTGAAGCGTGGGAAGGCTCGGTTCAAGAGGTGGAACCCACCCCGGGCGATCTCTTGGCGCTGTATACGGATGGTGTGACGGAAGCAGGGCGCGCTAGTCTAGAGGGTCAGATTCTCATTTCGGATGGGGAGACCGAAGAGAGGGTCAACCATCACCCTCCGCCGACTCCAGGCTGTCGATGTATGCGCCCCTGA
- the bstA gene encoding bacillithiol transferase BstA, whose protein sequence is MDLRYPIGPFTMDESITAEKRQLYIDQISEAPAKLRAAVDGMSPEQLETPYREGGWTVRQVVHHLPDSHLNSYIRFKLAMTEERPTIKPYHEDRWAQLADARTAPVATSLSLLEALHSRWVQFLRSLAPGDFARTFQHPELGVMTLEKNLCLYAWHGRHHVAQINSLRERMGWR, encoded by the coding sequence ATGGATTTGCGATATCCGATAGGACCTTTCACGATGGACGAGAGCATCACGGCGGAGAAACGGCAGCTCTATATCGATCAGATCTCGGAAGCCCCGGCAAAGCTTCGGGCGGCTGTGGACGGCATGTCTCCCGAGCAGTTGGAGACACCGTATCGAGAGGGGGGCTGGACGGTGCGGCAGGTGGTGCATCATTTGCCGGACAGTCATCTTAATAGCTACATCCGGTTCAAGCTGGCCATGACCGAAGAAAGGCCGACCATTAAACCTTATCACGAGGATCGGTGGGCCCAGTTGGCGGATGCACGCACCGCTCCCGTGGCCACTTCGCTCTCCCTGCTGGAGGCATTGCACAGCCGCTGGGTGCAGTTTTTGAGATCGCTCGCCCCGGGTGACTTCGCACGCACCTTTCAGCATCCGGAGCTGGGCGTGATGACCTTGGAGAAGAACCTGTGCCTCTATGCCTGGCACGGCCGCCATCACGTGGCACAAATCAACTCCCTGCGTGAACGAATGGGATGGCGTTAG
- a CDS encoding protein kinase, with protein sequence MPDRAPAQCSLAGLKLGHYRIVEKIGAGGGGEVYRAHDEHLDREVAIKILPPGTLPDQVARKRFRKEALSLSKLDHPNIATIHDFDSEGTTDFLVMEYIAGETLSEKLSGTLPEKEIAELGVQMAEALAAAHAVGVTHCDLKPDNIRLTTEGRLKILDFGLARMTRVIADTTTESTAVTHGVAGTLPYMAPEQLRGEDVDARTDIYGAGMVLYEIATGRRPFQSDVSATLVDQILHAPPPPPGRFRTDLSTRLEEIIFKCLEKDPEDRYESARQLRVDLGRVLSPHVTPEAAVRPRRRSSRWKFYAAAGFLVLLAALTWWSLPGRKAVPAAVQTSVAVLPFQNLGSDKESDYLRLALPDEVATLLSYAPDLIIRPFTATQMYATGPIEPQRAGRELRVAKIVTGHFAREGPRIRVTLEAIDAGSNRLLWHDTLTFQSDDHVNLEDQMVTRVRQGLVLALARSALSTPPATHPRNEEAYELYLRSIAIPHDGNDNKQGIAMLERSIGLDTAYAPAWAEAGQRYLYDSQYSDGGPPARRRAQVATERALSLDPNLLAAARLMIALRTEAGELDDAYNLAEQLVEKRPESGEAHFGLSYVLRYAGRLEEAGRECDTAMRLDPANAQFRSCAITFELLRRDDRARECARLDAGSNFSSWQTVFVLLAERKIQEAMPILTGLRNNYVQAGLILAYLHHDSPEQIRRLSERSEQINVNLADPEQAYVDARVQSFCQQPGAALRQLRRAVEKNYCSYPGLETDPLLENVRKTPEFQEVRQSAAACSKKFAAAHGLQ encoded by the coding sequence ATGCCCGACCGAGCCCCGGCTCAGTGCTCTTTGGCAGGCCTGAAGCTGGGTCACTACCGCATAGTCGAGAAAATCGGCGCGGGGGGCGGGGGGGAAGTCTATCGCGCTCACGATGAACACCTTGACCGCGAGGTGGCCATCAAAATTCTTCCACCGGGCACTCTGCCTGACCAAGTCGCCCGCAAACGCTTTCGCAAGGAAGCCCTCTCACTCTCCAAGCTCGACCATCCTAATATCGCGACAATTCATGACTTCGACAGCGAGGGAACTACCGACTTTCTGGTGATGGAGTACATCGCCGGGGAGACACTCAGCGAGAAGCTATCCGGAACACTGCCGGAAAAAGAGATCGCAGAGCTGGGTGTGCAAATGGCCGAGGCGCTGGCGGCTGCCCACGCCGTAGGAGTGACTCACTGCGATCTGAAGCCCGACAACATTCGGCTCACGACTGAGGGCAGGCTGAAAATACTCGATTTCGGGCTGGCAAGGATGACGCGGGTGATCGCGGACACGACCACCGAGAGCACGGCCGTAACCCATGGCGTAGCCGGCACGCTGCCCTATATGGCGCCGGAACAGTTGCGGGGCGAGGACGTGGACGCCCGCACTGACATTTACGGGGCTGGGATGGTTTTGTACGAGATTGCGACAGGCAGGCGGCCTTTCCAGTCAGATGTCTCCGCTACGCTGGTGGACCAGATCCTCCACGCGCCCCCACCCCCGCCCGGCCGGTTCAGAACCGACCTTTCGACGAGGTTGGAGGAGATCATCTTCAAGTGTCTGGAAAAGGATCCCGAGGACCGGTATGAGTCAGCCAGGCAGTTGCGCGTGGATCTCGGCCGGGTGCTATCGCCGCACGTCACCCCTGAAGCGGCTGTCCGTCCGCGGCGGCGTTCATCCCGCTGGAAATTCTACGCCGCTGCCGGCTTCCTGGTGCTGCTGGCAGCTCTGACGTGGTGGTCTCTGCCGGGGCGGAAGGCAGTCCCTGCCGCCGTACAAACCAGCGTAGCCGTCCTGCCATTCCAAAACCTAGGATCCGACAAGGAGTCCGATTATCTGCGGCTCGCCTTGCCTGACGAAGTCGCCACCCTCCTCAGCTATGCGCCCGATCTCATCATCAGACCGTTTACCGCAACGCAGATGTATGCGACTGGACCGATCGAACCACAACGCGCTGGTCGGGAACTGCGTGTCGCTAAGATCGTTACCGGCCATTTCGCCAGAGAGGGCCCTCGAATTCGCGTCACCTTGGAAGCCATCGATGCCGGCAGCAATCGCTTGCTGTGGCATGACACGTTGACCTTCCAAAGCGATGATCACGTCAATCTGGAGGACCAGATGGTCACGCGCGTTCGACAGGGGCTCGTTCTCGCGCTCGCCCGCTCCGCCCTCTCGACCCCGCCCGCCACCCACCCCCGGAACGAGGAGGCATACGAGCTCTACCTCAGAAGCATTGCCATTCCGCACGACGGCAACGACAACAAACAGGGGATCGCCATGCTGGAGCGGTCGATCGGACTGGACACCGCGTACGCGCCGGCATGGGCTGAAGCCGGACAGCGGTACCTCTACGATTCCCAATACTCTGATGGTGGCCCGCCTGCGCGACGTCGCGCCCAGGTTGCCACCGAGCGGGCGCTGAGCCTTGACCCCAACTTGCTGGCTGCGGCGAGGCTGATGATCGCGCTTCGCACCGAAGCGGGCGAACTGGACGACGCCTACAACCTGGCGGAACAATTGGTCGAGAAACGCCCGGAGAGCGGCGAGGCGCACTTCGGCCTCAGCTATGTGCTTCGGTATGCAGGCCGCCTCGAGGAAGCCGGGCGGGAGTGCGACACCGCGATGCGACTTGATCCTGCCAACGCCCAGTTTCGTTCCTGCGCGATTACGTTCGAACTGTTACGGAGAGACGATCGTGCAAGAGAATGTGCGCGTTTGGATGCGGGGTCAAACTTCTCCTCGTGGCAAACGGTTTTTGTTCTGCTCGCAGAGCGAAAGATCCAGGAAGCGATGCCGATTCTCACCGGACTGCGGAACAATTATGTGCAAGCCGGACTGATTCTGGCCTATCTGCACCACGATAGCCCCGAGCAAATCAGGAGGTTGTCGGAGCGATCCGAGCAGATCAACGTAAATCTGGCCGATCCCGAGCAGGCGTACGTGGACGCCAGAGTCCAATCCTTCTGTCAACAGCCCGGGGCGGCACTGCGGCAACTCCGTCGCGCCGTGGAAAAGAATTACTGTAGTTATCCGGGGTTGGAGACGGACCCGCTTCTCGAGAACGTGCGGAAGACCCCGGAATTTCAGGAAGTGCGCCAGTCCGCAGCTGCCTGCTCGAAGAAATTCGCTGCCGCACACGGACTGCAGTGA
- a CDS encoding RNA polymerase sigma factor, translating into MELLERFTRGDLDAFEMLFRQFQGEVYRWIARILRDPRTAEDVTLETFWRIYRARSRFDPKRSFGAWARRIATNAALDHLKTARREVPLPQQLPERPTPDGIARQDVCDAVHRAFFRLPAKLRAVATLALVEELPLSEIGGALGISVAAVKSRQFRAVRLLRKELLRLGVEP; encoded by the coding sequence ATGGAACTGTTGGAGCGATTCACCCGAGGGGACCTGGATGCATTTGAGATGTTGTTTCGGCAGTTCCAGGGCGAGGTCTACCGTTGGATCGCCCGCATTCTCCGGGACCCGCGCACGGCGGAGGATGTCACCTTGGAGACGTTTTGGCGGATATACCGGGCCCGCAGCCGTTTCGATCCCAAACGCAGCTTCGGGGCGTGGGCCCGCCGGATCGCGACGAATGCAGCGCTCGACCATTTGAAGACCGCCCGGCGGGAAGTCCCCCTCCCGCAGCAACTGCCGGAAAGGCCGACACCGGATGGCATCGCCCGACAGGATGTGTGTGACGCCGTTCATCGGGCCTTCTTCCGGCTCCCCGCCAAGCTTCGGGCGGTGGCAACGCTGGCACTCGTAGAGGAATTGCCCCTTTCAGAAATAGGAGGGGCGCTGGGAATTTCCGTGGCGGCGGTCAAGTCGCGCCAATTCCGGGCCGTCCGCCTCTTAAGAAAGGAACTTTTACGTCTGGGTGTTGAGCCATGA
- a CDS encoding type II toxin-antitoxin system Phd/YefM family antitoxin has product MMKLTRDIQSLSTFKRDTAKLMRQMKKTKEPMVLTVNGRAALVVQDTESYQRLLEAKERMEALEGIRRGLESLTTKRGTPARKFFAEFFARNNLIEDR; this is encoded by the coding sequence CTGATGAAACTGACACGCGACATTCAGAGCTTGAGCACCTTCAAGCGAGATACGGCCAAGCTCATGCGCCAGATGAAAAAGACTAAAGAGCCGATGGTGCTGACGGTCAACGGGAGAGCCGCGCTGGTGGTGCAAGACACCGAGAGCTACCAGCGGCTTCTGGAAGCCAAAGAGCGCATGGAAGCCCTGGAAGGCATCCGGCGCGGCCTGGAAAGCCTGACGACCAAGCGCGGCACTCCAGCCCGTAAGTTCTTTGCGGAGTTCTTTGCCCGGAACAACCTTATCGAGGACCGATGA